Proteins from a single region of Microtus ochrogaster isolate Prairie Vole_2 linkage group LG5, MicOch1.0, whole genome shotgun sequence:
- the Ca3 gene encoding carbonic anhydrase 3, whose amino-acid sequence MAKEWGYASHNGPEHWHELYPIAKGDKQSPIELHTKDIRHDPSLQPWSASYDPGSAKTILNNGKTCRVVFDDTYDRSMLRGGPLSGPYRLRQFHLHWGSSDDHGSEHTVDGVKYAAELHLVHWNPKYNTFGEALKQPDGIAVVGIFLKIGREKGEFQFILDALDKIKTKGKEAPFTHFDPSCLFPACRDYWTYHGSFTTPPCEECIVWLLLKEPMTVSSDQMAKLRSLFASAENEPPVPLVGNWRPPQPIKGRVVRASFK is encoded by the exons GTCCTGAGCACTGGCATGAACTTTATCCAATTGCCAAAGGAGACAAACAGTCACCCATTGAGCTGCATACAAAAGACATCAGGCATGACCCCTCTCTGCAGCCTTGGTCAGCATCTTATGATCCCGGCTCTGCAAAGACCATCCTGAATAATGGAAAGACCTGCAGAGTTGTGTTTGATGATACTTACGACAGGTCCA TGCTGAGGGGTGGTCCTCTCTCTGGACCCTACCGACTTCGCCAGTTCCATCTTCACTGGGGCTCCTCGGATGACCATGGCTCTGAGCACACGGTGGATGGAGTGAAGTATGCTGCTGAG CTCCACCTGGTTCACTGGAACCCAAAGTACAATACCTTTGGAGAAGCTTTAAAGCAACCCGATGGAATTGCTGTTGTTGGAATTTTTCTGAAG ATAGGACGGGAGAAAGGAGAGTTCCAGTTTATCCTTGATGCTCTGGACAAAATTAAGACCAAG GGCAAGGAGGCTCCTTTCACTCACTTCGACCCATCGTGCCTGTTTCCTGCTTGCCGGGACTACTGGACCTACCATGGCTCCTTCACCACGCCGCCCTGTGAAGAGTGCATTGTGTGGTTGCTGCTGAAGGAGCCCATGACCGTGAGCTCAGACCAG ATGGCCAAGCTGCGTAGCCTCTTTGCCAGCGCTGAGAATGAGCCCCCGGTTCCCCTAGTGGGGAACTGGCGTCCTCCGCAGCCCATCAAGGGTAGGGTGGTGAGGGCCTCCTTCAAGTGA